One genomic window of Metopolophium dirhodum isolate CAU chromosome 4, ASM1992520v1, whole genome shotgun sequence includes the following:
- the LOC132943051 gene encoding histone-lysine N-methyltransferase, H3 lysine-79 specific isoform X2, which translates to MELRLHSPVGSDPVVYKWPMIIGRGSDKHDGALGIIETIKLVSDDFPDMKMPLENNILCNYDTKSYDSMKSLCDRFNKAIDSMVQLNKGTSLQKFSKKASRSLLRHIIQQVYNVSVTDPDKLNQYEPFSPEVYGETSFDLICQMIDLINITEDDIFIDLGSGVGQIVLQMAAATQCKICWGVEKADVPSSYSKFMHLNFQKWMSWYGKQCGQYQLMKGDFLSEEHREKITNATIVFVNNYAFGPQVDHMLKQRFADLKDGARIVSSRSFCPLNFRMSERNLSDIGTIMHVTAMEPITGSVSWTCNPVKYYLHVIDRTKVNGDKQKLTTTISVNNCSSDDTDSLFSTLNGDSVDGSATTGLTPDKTITNNNGRCAWSDLGGQNSEEENENNTDIHSRTTRKVMKRNTPRRSRSFKITPTTYLNRSHSEATVPEKKTVEKIAKAKRVVSTNRKQKAKRKPPKRNVKISASLNLLHSETVLSTTPEVSMSIKEPPKGCVDHTLTSITGVGAGYAATHTELPPPTGDIPYSLQLLLDDYKEGFMNMINMFKTQKFREDVEAQIIAEKEKKQNSNMKINQIKKQIDHLIKDSCSLLKTRMKELDIYPTNTTGDVLTAAKVIVLRHKDLQTKVAKVKNETNVLENQHWDYYCKRAAEVNAVGTPGHLLVHQTDNSTDQEINTQRLLMTELMANRKRKHALSSTIEGVKTEIDNLEKQNSSNKFNGSLVNQMCNNKKSRIRSQDWPEVPDIARIDEKNPEILAQKILETGRQIEARKIIENGRQVELSTRYQRSNKIYNRNSSDTSLKVPFYDEHVKDLITHALNEPSSKGPDYTIVSPAKVALRRHLSQEKISPSPPIQQQNVITRTIGDVLNNEIERCLEMDRHNRTLEISNQSIINAVVPLSMHNRNKDTTQAIHSLPSEKRSFMYIPLPKAELKPYQESLFSDDIPPPHLITLKEEPVEGLAASLHDRLLDNDGDDSNGDEGLSFKEEKTESDTQSPHRTLKRSSESPGPLNAKKMTPMSDRLPSEEDEKWNDRIRERFDSLVTFASLELDKRRRNSSDAAAANTSPDSGIGHGDPPPALQPPPSPSPPFSPAPLDGPYSPVPAPTVTAPNIPLRYQRHTNHKKKSFRDKYRSTGPKAKTWAAKWMDDEIQSTSNFF; encoded by the exons GACAAACATGATGGTGCACTGGGAATTATAGAAACAATAAA attggTGTCGGATGACTTCCCAGACATGAAGATGCCTCTAGAAAACAACATACTTTGCAACTACGACACAAAATC ATACGACAGCATGAAGTCTTTGTGCGACAGGTTCAACAAGGCCATTGACAGCATGGTTCAATTG aATAAGGGAACTTCTTTacaaaaatttagtaaaaaagcATCTAGAAGTCTTCTCCGACACATAATTCAACAAGTTTACAATGTTTCTGTAACCGACCCTGATAAACTAAATCAATATGAACCATTTTCACCTGAA GTATATGGAGAAACATCTTTTGATCTCATCTGTCAAATGATTGATCTGATTAACATTACGGAAGATGATATATTTATAGACCTTGGATCTGGTGTAGGGCAAATCGTTTTACAAATGGCTGCGGCCACTCAATGTAAAATCTGCTGGGGTGTTGAAAAAGCTGATGTCCCTTCATCATActcaaaa tttatgcatttaaattttcaaaaatggaTGTCTTGGTATGGCAAACAATGTGGCCAATATCAACTTATGAAGGGTGACTTTTTGAGTGAAGAACATAGAGAAAAGATAACTAATGCAACAATTGTATTTGTGAATAATTATGCATTTGGGCCACAAGTAGACCATATGTTAAAACAACGATTCGCTGACCTGAAAGATGGAGCTAGAATAGTTTCTTCGAGATCGTTTTGTCCTCTTAATTTTCGAATGTCTGAACGCAATTTAAgtg ATATTGGAACCATAATGCATGTAACAGCGATGGAACCTATAACTGGTTCAGTTTCTTGGACTTGTAACCCTGTAAAGTATTATCTACATGTTATTGATCGAACAAAG gTGAATGgagataaacaaaaattaacaacaaCCATTTCTGTTAATAATTGTTCATCTGATGATACAGACTCATTGTTTAGTACTTTGAATGGTGATAGTGTGGATGGAAGTGCTACAACTGGATTGACACCTGACAAAACTATAACAAACAACAATGGGCGATGTGCATGGTCAGATCTAGGTGGGCAAAATAGTGAggaagaaaatgaaaataatacag ACATTCACAGTAGAACTACTCGAAAAGTAATGAAGCGTAACACACCACGGCGTAGTCGTAGTTTTAAAATCACTCCTACTACATATTTAAACCGATCACATTCTGAAGCAACTGTTCCTGAAAAAAAGACTGTAGAAAAAATTGCAAAAGCAAAACGAGTTGTTTCTACTAACCGCAAACAAAAGGCTAAAAGAAAGCCACCTAAACGTAATGTTAAAATATCAGCGTCTCTAAATTTATTACATAGTGAGACTGTATTAAGTACTACACCAGAAGTATCAATGAGTATTAAAGAGCCTCCAAAAGGATGTGTTGATCATACTTTGACTTCAATTACGGGAGTGGGAGCTGGATATGCAGCTACTCATACTGAACTTCCTCCGCCCACTGGAGATATTCCATACTCATTACAATTGCTTTTAGATGATTATAAAGAAGGCTTTATGAATATGATAAATATGTTTAAGACTCAGAAATTCCGCGAAGATGTTGAAGCGCAAATAATTGCTGAAAAg gaaaaaaaacaaaattcaaacatgaaaataaatcaaataaaaaaacaaattgaccATCTAATTAAGGATAGCTGTAGTCTTTTAAAGACTCGTATGAAGGAACTTGATATTTATCCTACTAATACCACAGGAGATGTTTTGACAGCAGCTAAAGTAATCGTATTGCGTCATAAAGATCTACAAACTAAAGTGGCCAAAGTTAAAAATGAA acaaaTGTATTAGAAAATCAACATTGGGATTATTACTGTAAAAGAGCTGCTGAGGTGAATGCTGTTGGTACCCCTGGACATTTATTAGTACATCAAACTGATAACTCAACAGATCAAGAAATAAACACCCAACGTTTATTAATGACAGAACTTATGGCCAATCGAAAAAGAAAACATGCTTTGTCTTCAACTATTGAAGGAGTCAAAACTGAAATTGATaacttagaaaaacaaaattcatcaaataagTTCAATGGCTCTTTAGTAAAtcaaatgtgtaataataaaaaatcaagaaTACGCTCCCAAGACTGGCCAGAAGTACCAGATATAGCTAGAATTGATGAAAAAAATCCAGAAATTCTGGcacaaaaaatattagaaactgGTAGACAAATTGAAGCcagaaaaataatagaaaatggtAGACAAGTTGAACTATCGACGCGGTATCAACGCTCAAATAAGATCTATAACAGAAATTCATCAGATACTTCACTTAAAGTGCCTTTTTATGATGAACATGTCAAAGATCTCATAACTCATGCTTTAAATGAACCGTCATCTAAAGGACCAGATTATACTATTGTATCACCTGCTAAAGTTGCTTTACGAAGGCATCTGTCACAG GAAAAAATTTCTCCCAGTCCACCAATACAGCAACAAAATGTCATAACAAGAACAATTGGTGATgtgttaaataatgaaattgaaaGATGTTTGGAAATGGACAGACATAATCGAACATTAGAAATAAGCAATCAGTCCATAATTAATGCCGTTGTACCATTATCCATGCATAATAGAAACAAAGACACCACCCAAGCTATACATTCATTGCCTTCAGAAAAACGTTCATTTATGTACATACCATTACCAAAAGCTGAACTCAAACCTTACCAAGAATCATTATTTAGTGATGATATCCCTCCACCTCATTTAATCACTCTCAAAGAGGAACCTGTTGAAGG ACTGGCTGCATCATTACACGATCGACTATTAGATAATGATGGAGATGATAGTAATGGTGATGAAGGCTTGTCATTTAAAGAAGAAAAGACTGAATCTGACACTCAATCACCACATAGAACACTCAAGCGCAGTTCTGAATCACCTGGCCCTCTAAATGCTAAAAAAATGACACCTATGTCCGACAGACTTCCCTCTGAAGAag ATGAGAAATGGAATGATCGCATTCGTGAAAGATTTGATAGCTTGGTAACATTTGCATCATTAGAATTGGATAAACGGCGTCGTAATAGTTCAGATGCTGCTGCTGCTAATACCAGCCCTGATAGTGGTATAGGTCATGGTGATCCACCGCCTGCCTTACAGCCACCACCATCACCATCACCCCCATTTTCCCCAGCTCCATTGGATGGGCCGTATAGTCCTGTACCTGCCCCGACTGTGACTGCTCCAAACATACCATTAAGATATCAACGTCACACTAACCATAAAAAGAAGTCTTTTCGTGATAAATATCGGTCCACTGGGCCTAAAGCAAAAACATGGGCTGCCAAATGGATGGATGATGAAATTCAAAGCacaagcaattttttttaa
- the LOC132943051 gene encoding histone-lysine N-methyltransferase, H3 lysine-79 specific isoform X1: protein MELRLHSPVGSDPVVYKWPMIIGRGSDKHDGALGIIETIKLVSDDFPDMKMPLENNILCNYDTKSYDSMKSLCDRFNKAIDSMVQLNKGTSLQKFSKKASRSLLRHIIQQVYNVSVTDPDKLNQYEPFSPEVYGETSFDLICQMIDLINITEDDIFIDLGSGVGQIVLQMAAATQCKICWGVEKADVPSSYSKFMHLNFQKWMSWYGKQCGQYQLMKGDFLSEEHREKITNATIVFVNNYAFGPQVDHMLKQRFADLKDGARIVSSRSFCPLNFRMSERNLSDIGTIMHVTAMEPITGSVSWTCNPVKYYLHVIDRTKLERYFTQNKPPVPKSRVNGDKQKLTTTISVNNCSSDDTDSLFSTLNGDSVDGSATTGLTPDKTITNNNGRCAWSDLGGQNSEEENENNTDIHSRTTRKVMKRNTPRRSRSFKITPTTYLNRSHSEATVPEKKTVEKIAKAKRVVSTNRKQKAKRKPPKRNVKISASLNLLHSETVLSTTPEVSMSIKEPPKGCVDHTLTSITGVGAGYAATHTELPPPTGDIPYSLQLLLDDYKEGFMNMINMFKTQKFREDVEAQIIAEKEKKQNSNMKINQIKKQIDHLIKDSCSLLKTRMKELDIYPTNTTGDVLTAAKVIVLRHKDLQTKVAKVKNETNVLENQHWDYYCKRAAEVNAVGTPGHLLVHQTDNSTDQEINTQRLLMTELMANRKRKHALSSTIEGVKTEIDNLEKQNSSNKFNGSLVNQMCNNKKSRIRSQDWPEVPDIARIDEKNPEILAQKILETGRQIEARKIIENGRQVELSTRYQRSNKIYNRNSSDTSLKVPFYDEHVKDLITHALNEPSSKGPDYTIVSPAKVALRRHLSQEKISPSPPIQQQNVITRTIGDVLNNEIERCLEMDRHNRTLEISNQSIINAVVPLSMHNRNKDTTQAIHSLPSEKRSFMYIPLPKAELKPYQESLFSDDIPPPHLITLKEEPVEGLAASLHDRLLDNDGDDSNGDEGLSFKEEKTESDTQSPHRTLKRSSESPGPLNAKKMTPMSDRLPSEEDEKWNDRIRERFDSLVTFASLELDKRRRNSSDAAAANTSPDSGIGHGDPPPALQPPPSPSPPFSPAPLDGPYSPVPAPTVTAPNIPLRYQRHTNHKKKSFRDKYRSTGPKAKTWAAKWMDDEIQSTSNFF from the exons GACAAACATGATGGTGCACTGGGAATTATAGAAACAATAAA attggTGTCGGATGACTTCCCAGACATGAAGATGCCTCTAGAAAACAACATACTTTGCAACTACGACACAAAATC ATACGACAGCATGAAGTCTTTGTGCGACAGGTTCAACAAGGCCATTGACAGCATGGTTCAATTG aATAAGGGAACTTCTTTacaaaaatttagtaaaaaagcATCTAGAAGTCTTCTCCGACACATAATTCAACAAGTTTACAATGTTTCTGTAACCGACCCTGATAAACTAAATCAATATGAACCATTTTCACCTGAA GTATATGGAGAAACATCTTTTGATCTCATCTGTCAAATGATTGATCTGATTAACATTACGGAAGATGATATATTTATAGACCTTGGATCTGGTGTAGGGCAAATCGTTTTACAAATGGCTGCGGCCACTCAATGTAAAATCTGCTGGGGTGTTGAAAAAGCTGATGTCCCTTCATCATActcaaaa tttatgcatttaaattttcaaaaatggaTGTCTTGGTATGGCAAACAATGTGGCCAATATCAACTTATGAAGGGTGACTTTTTGAGTGAAGAACATAGAGAAAAGATAACTAATGCAACAATTGTATTTGTGAATAATTATGCATTTGGGCCACAAGTAGACCATATGTTAAAACAACGATTCGCTGACCTGAAAGATGGAGCTAGAATAGTTTCTTCGAGATCGTTTTGTCCTCTTAATTTTCGAATGTCTGAACGCAATTTAAgtg ATATTGGAACCATAATGCATGTAACAGCGATGGAACCTATAACTGGTTCAGTTTCTTGGACTTGTAACCCTGTAAAGTATTATCTACATGTTATTGATCGAACAAAG CTCGAGCGGTATTTTACTCAAAATAAGCCTCCCGTTCCAAAATCAAGG gTGAATGgagataaacaaaaattaacaacaaCCATTTCTGTTAATAATTGTTCATCTGATGATACAGACTCATTGTTTAGTACTTTGAATGGTGATAGTGTGGATGGAAGTGCTACAACTGGATTGACACCTGACAAAACTATAACAAACAACAATGGGCGATGTGCATGGTCAGATCTAGGTGGGCAAAATAGTGAggaagaaaatgaaaataatacag ACATTCACAGTAGAACTACTCGAAAAGTAATGAAGCGTAACACACCACGGCGTAGTCGTAGTTTTAAAATCACTCCTACTACATATTTAAACCGATCACATTCTGAAGCAACTGTTCCTGAAAAAAAGACTGTAGAAAAAATTGCAAAAGCAAAACGAGTTGTTTCTACTAACCGCAAACAAAAGGCTAAAAGAAAGCCACCTAAACGTAATGTTAAAATATCAGCGTCTCTAAATTTATTACATAGTGAGACTGTATTAAGTACTACACCAGAAGTATCAATGAGTATTAAAGAGCCTCCAAAAGGATGTGTTGATCATACTTTGACTTCAATTACGGGAGTGGGAGCTGGATATGCAGCTACTCATACTGAACTTCCTCCGCCCACTGGAGATATTCCATACTCATTACAATTGCTTTTAGATGATTATAAAGAAGGCTTTATGAATATGATAAATATGTTTAAGACTCAGAAATTCCGCGAAGATGTTGAAGCGCAAATAATTGCTGAAAAg gaaaaaaaacaaaattcaaacatgaaaataaatcaaataaaaaaacaaattgaccATCTAATTAAGGATAGCTGTAGTCTTTTAAAGACTCGTATGAAGGAACTTGATATTTATCCTACTAATACCACAGGAGATGTTTTGACAGCAGCTAAAGTAATCGTATTGCGTCATAAAGATCTACAAACTAAAGTGGCCAAAGTTAAAAATGAA acaaaTGTATTAGAAAATCAACATTGGGATTATTACTGTAAAAGAGCTGCTGAGGTGAATGCTGTTGGTACCCCTGGACATTTATTAGTACATCAAACTGATAACTCAACAGATCAAGAAATAAACACCCAACGTTTATTAATGACAGAACTTATGGCCAATCGAAAAAGAAAACATGCTTTGTCTTCAACTATTGAAGGAGTCAAAACTGAAATTGATaacttagaaaaacaaaattcatcaaataagTTCAATGGCTCTTTAGTAAAtcaaatgtgtaataataaaaaatcaagaaTACGCTCCCAAGACTGGCCAGAAGTACCAGATATAGCTAGAATTGATGAAAAAAATCCAGAAATTCTGGcacaaaaaatattagaaactgGTAGACAAATTGAAGCcagaaaaataatagaaaatggtAGACAAGTTGAACTATCGACGCGGTATCAACGCTCAAATAAGATCTATAACAGAAATTCATCAGATACTTCACTTAAAGTGCCTTTTTATGATGAACATGTCAAAGATCTCATAACTCATGCTTTAAATGAACCGTCATCTAAAGGACCAGATTATACTATTGTATCACCTGCTAAAGTTGCTTTACGAAGGCATCTGTCACAG GAAAAAATTTCTCCCAGTCCACCAATACAGCAACAAAATGTCATAACAAGAACAATTGGTGATgtgttaaataatgaaattgaaaGATGTTTGGAAATGGACAGACATAATCGAACATTAGAAATAAGCAATCAGTCCATAATTAATGCCGTTGTACCATTATCCATGCATAATAGAAACAAAGACACCACCCAAGCTATACATTCATTGCCTTCAGAAAAACGTTCATTTATGTACATACCATTACCAAAAGCTGAACTCAAACCTTACCAAGAATCATTATTTAGTGATGATATCCCTCCACCTCATTTAATCACTCTCAAAGAGGAACCTGTTGAAGG ACTGGCTGCATCATTACACGATCGACTATTAGATAATGATGGAGATGATAGTAATGGTGATGAAGGCTTGTCATTTAAAGAAGAAAAGACTGAATCTGACACTCAATCACCACATAGAACACTCAAGCGCAGTTCTGAATCACCTGGCCCTCTAAATGCTAAAAAAATGACACCTATGTCCGACAGACTTCCCTCTGAAGAag ATGAGAAATGGAATGATCGCATTCGTGAAAGATTTGATAGCTTGGTAACATTTGCATCATTAGAATTGGATAAACGGCGTCGTAATAGTTCAGATGCTGCTGCTGCTAATACCAGCCCTGATAGTGGTATAGGTCATGGTGATCCACCGCCTGCCTTACAGCCACCACCATCACCATCACCCCCATTTTCCCCAGCTCCATTGGATGGGCCGTATAGTCCTGTACCTGCCCCGACTGTGACTGCTCCAAACATACCATTAAGATATCAACGTCACACTAACCATAAAAAGAAGTCTTTTCGTGATAAATATCGGTCCACTGGGCCTAAAGCAAAAACATGGGCTGCCAAATGGATGGATGATGAAATTCAAAGCacaagcaattttttttaa